In a single window of the Niabella ginsenosidivorans genome:
- a CDS encoding glucose-1-phosphate adenylyltransferase, with product MSFSNEIVAMILGGGAGTRLAPLTSNRSKPAVPIAGKYRLVDIPISNCINSDIHRMFVLTQFNSASLNRHIKNTYNFSIFSNAFVDILAAEQTPDNPTWFQGTADAVRQSLRHLAGFPSEYVLILSGDQLYQMDFNKMLLNHKEAGAEISIATIPVGDREAPEFGILKTDEHNMITSFIEKPSRDVLGDWVSDTGPAMQQKNRNYLASMGIYIFNRELLKKQLLETYPDATDFGKEIIPASISNHKVASFQYEGYWTDIGNIYSFFEANLELTSDIPEFNLFDNTRAVYTRPRMLPPAKISGTTLEKTVISDGCIINASRIEHSVIGIRSRIGYGSTVVSCYIMGSDYYETIEDINRDQNKGVPPIGIGKRCYLRNCIIDKNCRIGDDVRLNGGNHLENADHELYTIKDGIIVVKKGAVIPNGFVV from the coding sequence ATGTCTTTCTCTAATGAAATTGTTGCAATGATCCTGGGCGGAGGCGCCGGTACAAGATTAGCGCCGCTTACAAGCAACCGGTCCAAACCCGCAGTGCCCATTGCCGGGAAATACCGGTTAGTAGATATTCCCATCTCTAACTGTATAAATTCGGACATCCATCGCATGTTTGTGCTCACCCAATTCAATTCGGCCTCTTTAAACCGGCATATAAAGAATACCTATAACTTCAGCATTTTCAGTAATGCCTTTGTGGATATCCTTGCCGCAGAGCAAACACCGGATAACCCCACCTGGTTCCAGGGCACAGCAGACGCGGTTCGCCAAAGCCTGCGGCACCTGGCGGGCTTTCCCAGCGAATATGTGCTCATATTGTCCGGCGATCAGCTTTACCAGATGGACTTTAACAAAATGCTGCTGAACCATAAAGAAGCAGGCGCGGAGATTTCTATTGCTACGATTCCTGTTGGCGACCGGGAGGCACCGGAGTTCGGGATCCTGAAAACGGATGAGCATAACATGATCACCTCATTTATTGAAAAACCTTCCAGGGATGTGCTGGGAGACTGGGTAAGCGATACAGGGCCTGCCATGCAGCAGAAGAACCGCAATTACCTGGCATCGATGGGCATTTATATTTTTAACCGGGAATTGCTGAAGAAACAGCTTCTGGAAACCTATCCGGATGCCACGGATTTCGGAAAGGAGATCATCCCGGCTTCTATCAGTAATCATAAGGTAGCCAGTTTTCAATACGAAGGATACTGGACAGATATCGGGAATATTTATTCTTTCTTTGAGGCCAACCTGGAGCTGACCTCAGATATCCCGGAGTTCAATTTGTTTGACAATACCAGAGCTGTTTATACCCGGCCGCGGATGCTGCCTCCTGCAAAGATCAGCGGCACTACACTGGAAAAAACGGTGATTTCTGACGGCTGTATTATTAATGCTTCCCGGATCGAGCACAGCGTTATTGGCATCCGTTCCCGTATTGGCTACGGCTCTACTGTGGTAAGCTGTTACATAATGGGCAGTGACTATTACGAGACCATTGAAGATATAAACCGCGATCAGAATAAAGGGGTTCCTCCCATAGGTATTGGAAAACGCTGCTACCTGCGCAATTGCATTATTGACAAGAACTGCCGGATAGGAGATGATGTACGGCTGAACGGGGGAAACCATCTTGAGAATGCGGATCATGAACTGTATACAATAAAGGATGGGATCATTGTGGTAAAGAAAGGTGCCGTGATCCCTAACGGGTTTGTAGTATAA
- a CDS encoding MFS transporter, whose translation MSVTVNDAKPKLSLSAIINMSVGFFGIQFGWDLQRANMGRIYENLGAHPDQVPLLFLAAPLTGLLVQPVIGYLSDKTWHPRWGRRRPYFMLGALISSIALIAMPHSSALWMAAGLLWVLDVFGNVSMEPFRAFVTDKLPDSQVNRGFIMQSFMIGLGGSIASALPWLMNNVFHIENTAVKGAIPENVQWSFYIGAFFFLGSVLYTVVTSKEYPPQDLGYREKVKESHKGFGGGFKEIMHALGNMPPKMKIVSLVQFFTWPGLFLMWFYYTTAVAVNVFGGKDASDPVYAAGADFGSLTLSYYSVVTFLFALALPSIADKLGRKTTHALCLLAGALGLISVAWVRDKHLLYVCMTGVGIAWASILSMPYAMLSGVLPKDKVGIYMGIFNFFIVLPEIIASLGFGWLMRNMLHNDRLLAVQAGGGLMILAAVICWVFVREKAAGNAVAGSE comes from the coding sequence ATGTCAGTAACAGTAAACGATGCCAAGCCAAAACTATCCCTTTCAGCAATCATTAATATGAGCGTCGGGTTCTTTGGGATCCAGTTTGGATGGGATCTGCAGCGTGCCAATATGGGGCGCATCTATGAAAACCTGGGCGCTCATCCGGACCAGGTGCCCCTGCTGTTCCTTGCCGCCCCGCTTACCGGTTTGCTGGTACAGCCGGTGATCGGTTACCTGAGCGATAAGACCTGGCATCCACGCTGGGGCAGGCGCCGGCCTTATTTTATGCTGGGCGCGTTGATCAGTTCCATTGCACTGATCGCAATGCCCCACAGCAGTGCCTTATGGATGGCTGCGGGCCTGCTGTGGGTGCTGGATGTATTTGGCAATGTATCTATGGAGCCGTTCCGGGCTTTTGTAACCGATAAGCTGCCAGACAGCCAGGTGAACCGTGGTTTTATTATGCAGAGCTTTATGATCGGCCTGGGAGGCAGCATTGCATCGGCATTGCCCTGGCTGATGAACAATGTGTTTCATATTGAGAACACAGCCGTAAAGGGCGCCATACCGGAGAATGTGCAATGGTCTTTTTACATCGGGGCTTTTTTTTTCCTGGGCTCTGTGCTGTACACCGTAGTCACTTCAAAAGAATATCCCCCGCAGGACCTGGGCTACAGGGAAAAAGTAAAGGAATCGCACAAAGGCTTTGGAGGGGGCTTTAAAGAAATTATGCATGCTCTGGGAAATATGCCTCCAAAAATGAAGATCGTTTCCCTGGTGCAGTTTTTTACCTGGCCGGGTTTATTTTTGATGTGGTTCTATTATACAACGGCTGTAGCGGTAAATGTTTTTGGCGGAAAAGATGCCAGCGATCCTGTATACGCAGCCGGCGCGGATTTCGGCAGTCTTACGCTTTCCTATTACAGTGTGGTTACGTTTTTGTTTGCCCTGGCGCTGCCATCCATAGCTGATAAGCTGGGAAGGAAGACGACACATGCGCTTTGTCTGCTGGCGGGAGCCCTGGGTTTAATAAGTGTAGCCTGGGTAAGGGATAAGCACCTGTTGTATGTGTGTATGACCGGCGTTGGCATTGCATGGGCAAGTATTTTAAGTATGCCCTATGCCATGCTGAGTGGTGTATTGCCAAAGGATAAAGTGGGCATTTATATGGGCATTTTTAATTTTTTCATCGTGCTGCCTGAGATCATTGCCTCGCTTGGGTTTGGCTGGCTGATGCGGAATATGCTGCACAACGACCGGTTGCTGGCTGTTCAGGCGGGCGGCGGTCTGATGATCCTGGCCGCAGTCATTTGC
- a CDS encoding glycogen synthase — translation MEIIHVSAECYPMAKAGGLGDVVGALPKYQNELGHIAKVVMPMYRTKFLYQNDWELVHEGGQALGNDWFKYSVIREKTNKLGFDLYLIDINGKLDRERIYGYDDDTERFISFQLAVCDWLSHWQHKPGVVHCHDHHTGLIPFMMRHAYAFRYQLGNIPTVFTVHNGQYQGQFGWDKYYYIPAYDSWNWGLLDWNNAINPMAAAIKCAWKVTTVSPSYMDELKHSANGLQDLFEYEKGKCIGIINGIDTEVWNPETDSFIVKNYNNELVEKGKDKNKRELAGQFGLDPEKPLITFIGRLVGEKAADLLPDAISQSVYQHQGKANFLILGSGEPWIEEQLDQMNQRFKGYFNSYIGYNEGLSHLMYAGSDFLLMPSRVEPCGLNQLYALRYGTVPVVRNIGGLKDTVVDYGDKGGFGIKMEQSSVGDITYSVGRAIDLYQNKHDLYNNMRGKMMTIDHGWDMSAKQYLQLYESLTPAP, via the coding sequence ATGGAAATAATTCATGTATCTGCAGAATGCTACCCGATGGCGAAGGCAGGCGGATTGGGAGATGTGGTGGGGGCTTTGCCCAAATACCAGAACGAATTGGGACATATTGCCAAAGTGGTGATGCCGATGTACCGCACAAAGTTCTTATACCAGAATGACTGGGAACTGGTGCATGAAGGGGGGCAGGCGTTGGGCAATGATTGGTTCAAATACAGTGTGATCCGTGAAAAAACCAATAAGCTGGGCTTTGATCTTTACCTGATAGATATTAACGGGAAACTGGACCGTGAACGTATTTATGGTTATGACGATGATACAGAGCGCTTCATATCCTTTCAACTGGCGGTTTGTGACTGGCTCAGCCACTGGCAGCATAAGCCGGGCGTAGTGCATTGCCATGATCATCATACCGGACTGATCCCTTTTATGATGCGGCATGCTTATGCTTTCCGGTACCAGTTAGGGAATATTCCCACTGTTTTTACGGTTCATAACGGCCAGTACCAGGGGCAGTTTGGGTGGGATAAATATTATTATATACCTGCTTATGATTCCTGGAACTGGGGGCTGCTTGACTGGAACAATGCCATCAACCCGATGGCCGCTGCAATTAAATGCGCCTGGAAGGTTACAACCGTAAGCCCCAGTTATATGGATGAGCTAAAACATTCCGCCAACGGGCTGCAGGACCTCTTTGAATATGAAAAAGGAAAATGTATTGGTATTATAAATGGTATAGATACTGAGGTATGGAACCCGGAAACTGATTCCTTTATTGTTAAAAATTATAATAACGAACTGGTAGAAAAAGGGAAGGACAAGAACAAACGGGAACTTGCAGGGCAGTTTGGGTTAGACCCAGAAAAGCCGCTGATCACATTTATTGGCAGGCTGGTGGGAGAGAAGGCCGCCGATCTTCTGCCGGATGCTATCAGCCAGTCTGTTTACCAGCATCAGGGGAAAGCCAATTTTCTGATCCTGGGTTCCGGAGAACCATGGATTGAGGAACAACTGGATCAGATGAACCAGCGGTTTAAAGGTTATTTCAACAGCTATATCGGCTACAATGAAGGGCTGAGCCACCTGATGTATGCCGGTTCTGATTTCTTGTTAATGCCAAGCAGGGTAGAACCCTGCGGGCTGAACCAGCTATATGCCCTGAGATATGGCACTGTGCCCGTGGTACGCAATATCGGCGGACTGAAAGATACGGTTGTTGATTATGGTGATAAAGGCGGCTTTGGTATAAAAATGGAACAATCCAGTGTAGGCGATATTACTTATTCTGTTGGCCGTGCAATAGACCTTTATCAGAACAAGCACGATCTGTACAACAATATGCGCGGAAAAATGATGACCATTGACCATGGATGGGATATGTCTGCAAAACAGTATCTCCAGCTTTATGAATCGCTTACTCCTGCTCCCTGA